One window of the bacterium genome contains the following:
- a CDS encoding TolC family protein: MKKVKLILMSFFVLVLTFQKQALSRDITLSKCIQSAKNNFYLIEANKHAETAAEKAFKAKKSLSMPLFSGALTAGKHYLDSYNFNQESSLINIDWAVGDLLLKTSEADLQNVFIKRAQKKELVLSITKRTAELYFVILQKQNRLELLQKRLALLKNHFDVAHALWKAGNKTQLDILRTQAEISILQEQIEKQNMDIENKWQELALLTGYDISAKPNLLPVDIERLCTEPLPSLDKNSFENHPAVQKYSFMIKAEDIKRKAVYAGRLPHLSISGGYINDRDPAGDGNFWQVDAGISLPLFRWGETGYKRQKYQAAARSLTAMKMNTERELKIKTVQIIERLKKIKNILALQHTREITCEKAFNFSRTSYEAGLITNLEYLAAEQQFTETQIVVQETRLEYVLNLIDFYIITGQTEKIMAF, from the coding sequence ATGAAGAAGGTTAAATTGATATTAATGTCTTTTTTTGTATTAGTTCTGACTTTTCAAAAGCAGGCACTTTCCCGCGACATAACTCTTTCCAAGTGCATTCAGAGTGCAAAAAACAATTTTTATCTTATAGAGGCCAACAAACATGCAGAAACTGCTGCGGAAAAAGCCTTTAAAGCAAAAAAATCCCTGTCCATGCCTCTTTTTTCCGGGGCATTAACTGCAGGCAAACATTATCTTGATTCTTACAATTTCAATCAGGAATCATCCCTGATTAATATTGACTGGGCAGTGGGAGACCTACTTTTAAAAACTTCTGAAGCTGATCTCCAGAATGTATTTATCAAAAGGGCTCAAAAAAAGGAACTTGTTCTTAGTATCACTAAAAGAACTGCTGAACTTTATTTTGTAATTTTACAAAAACAGAATCGTCTTGAACTATTACAAAAACGTCTTGCACTGCTTAAAAATCATTTTGATGTAGCTCACGCTTTATGGAAAGCAGGGAATAAAACTCAATTGGACATTCTGAGAACCCAGGCAGAAATATCAATTCTGCAGGAACAGATAGAAAAACAGAATATGGATATAGAAAATAAATGGCAGGAACTCGCTCTGCTTACAGGATATGATATTTCTGCAAAACCCAATCTTCTGCCCGTTGATATTGAAAGACTATGCACAGAGCCTTTGCCTTCTCTTGATAAAAACAGTTTTGAAAACCATCCTGCAGTTCAAAAATACTCTTTTATGATAAAAGCTGAGGATATTAAAAGAAAAGCTGTTTATGCCGGTCGCCTTCCACATCTCAGCATTTCAGGAGGGTACATTAATGACAGAGATCCTGCAGGTGACGGAAATTTCTGGCAGGTGGATGCCGGAATCAGCCTGCCTCTGTTCCGCTGGGGAGAGACCGGATATAAACGCCAAAAATATCAGGCAGCGGCTCGTTCCCTTACTGCCATGAAAATGAATACAGAGCGAGAACTTAAAATAAAAACCGTTCAGATTATTGAACGCCTGAAAAAAATAAAAAACATACTTGCTCTTCAACACACAAGGGAAATAACCTGCGAAAAAGCATTCAATTTTTCCAGAACGAGTTATGAAGCAGGACTTATCACAAACCTGGAGTACCTTGCAGCAGAACAGCAGTTTACTGAAACACAAATTGTCGTACAGGAGACCAGGCTTGAATACGTACTTAATTTGATTGATTTCTATATAATAACAGGACAAACAGAAAAAATTATGGCATTTTAG
- a CDS encoding efflux RND transporter periplasmic adaptor subunit, producing MKKFIFLLLPMIIFISSCRNSRQELSQTVTPQIHIKAEPVIQADITDTVKIYGEVRLRNEAMLASQFDGRLTEFSLLIGDKVNKKQQVGIIIPPRREALLQVMNRISSDLRPMLKEQIKSIPLSSPVQGTVLEVFHHSGDVLQKGETIVHIGNLNTLDIYGDLPITYINSVKKLKNISVEFVNFSHKPVMAPIEAVNGKVDKTKQIVILRLRLDNPHRGFRPGMLVTLKFPGKSHKSALLIPRAALLEEEGVYNVFVVKGNKVEKRFVKPGIFNNNKVEILSGLKQGELIATQKAYSLIDGMEVIAE from the coding sequence ATGAAAAAATTTATTTTTCTTTTATTACCAATGATTATTTTTATCTCATCATGCAGAAACAGCCGCCAGGAGCTTTCTCAAACTGTTACTCCTCAAATACACATCAAGGCAGAGCCTGTTATCCAGGCTGATATTACTGATACCGTAAAAATCTACGGAGAAGTAAGACTGAGGAATGAAGCAATGCTGGCTTCCCAGTTTGACGGCAGATTAACTGAATTCTCTCTGCTTATTGGTGACAAGGTGAATAAAAAACAACAGGTTGGAATTATTATCCCTCCCAGGAGAGAAGCTCTTCTTCAGGTAATGAACCGGATAAGCTCTGATTTACGTCCAATGCTGAAAGAACAGATAAAATCCATACCCTTATCCAGTCCTGTGCAAGGTACTGTACTCGAAGTATTTCACCACAGCGGTGATGTGCTTCAAAAAGGGGAAACTATAGTACATATCGGAAATTTAAATACTCTGGATATATACGGTGATCTGCCCATAACCTACATAAACTCAGTTAAAAAATTAAAGAATATATCAGTTGAATTTGTCAATTTTTCCCATAAGCCGGTAATGGCTCCCATTGAAGCTGTAAACGGTAAAGTGGACAAGACAAAGCAAATCGTTATTTTAAGGCTCAGACTTGATAACCCGCACAGAGGATTCCGCCCCGGAATGCTTGTAACTTTAAAATTCCCGGGGAAATCTCACAAATCAGCTCTTTTAATACCGCGCGCTGCTCTTTTGGAAGAAGAAGGTGTTTACAATGTTTTTGTTGTTAAAGGAAATAAAGTTGAAAAACGTTTTGTCAAACCCGGAATTTTCAATAATAACAAGGTGGAAATACTATCCGGCCTGAAACAGGGAGAGCTGATTGCAACACAAAAAGCATACTCCTTAATTGACGGAATGGAGGTAATTGCCGAATGA